From Paenibacillus sp. V4I7, one genomic window encodes:
- a CDS encoding response regulator, with product MYHLLIVDDEIEIREGLSAIPWHTMGLKLLGCAKHGLEALQFISEHPIDIVLTDIRMPFMDGIELMTVLLRQQPFIRVIILSGHSDFDYAQKALKNGAVDYLLKPTQFDILFQTFERLVHKLDAEKQEELRKSVLVRKEMLLSKLLREEFLSMLFRNRMSADDIELGCSESEILLDGLEYKVALIRLDRISLNAKIGSDRELKLIAFSLDNILCDIWDVQGSAYHLVNKENAESYLLTAKSSSKDDFIQVKRQLSKFMGLLKSTLSLSIGKPVQHLTEIWSSAQSAKQLLENSPEEDSNHEYSEPAQAEELDHTAAKESLSVSHAKDKKKDSIVVQQAKQFIKQNFHQSITLKQVANEVYVTPGHLSALFRESGESYLQFLTSQRLNKAIELIADVRFKIYEIAELVGYSDQAYFSEIFKKHTGKTPMEYREAAN from the coding sequence ATGTATCATTTACTCATCGTCGATGACGAAATAGAAATTCGTGAAGGTTTATCAGCAATCCCATGGCATACCATGGGTTTGAAATTATTGGGGTGCGCTAAACATGGTCTAGAAGCGTTGCAATTTATTTCGGAACATCCCATAGATATTGTATTGACTGATATTCGAATGCCATTTATGGATGGGATTGAATTGATGACTGTATTGCTGCGGCAACAACCGTTCATTCGAGTCATCATTTTATCAGGCCACAGCGACTTTGATTATGCGCAAAAAGCGTTGAAAAATGGCGCCGTTGATTATTTGTTAAAACCTACTCAATTTGATATTCTATTTCAAACTTTTGAGAGATTGGTTCACAAGCTGGATGCTGAAAAACAGGAGGAACTCAGAAAATCCGTTCTTGTCCGCAAAGAGATGCTGTTGTCGAAGCTGCTGCGGGAAGAGTTTCTATCCATGTTATTCAGGAACAGGATGTCGGCGGATGATATTGAGTTGGGATGCTCGGAGAGTGAAATTTTACTCGATGGCCTCGAATATAAAGTTGCGTTGATTCGGCTTGATCGGATATCTTTAAACGCAAAAATTGGTTCAGATCGCGAACTGAAGCTGATTGCTTTTTCTTTGGATAATATTTTATGTGATATTTGGGATGTGCAAGGATCAGCTTATCATCTTGTGAATAAAGAAAATGCAGAATCTTATTTGCTTACTGCGAAATCTTCGTCTAAAGACGATTTCATTCAAGTCAAACGGCAGCTATCCAAATTTATGGGTTTGTTAAAGTCAACTCTCTCGCTAAGCATTGGAAAACCCGTACAGCATCTAACGGAGATATGGAGTTCAGCCCAATCTGCCAAGCAACTATTGGAAAACTCACCCGAAGAAGACAGCAATCATGAATACAGCGAACCTGCACAAGCTGAAGAGCTTGACCATACAGCTGCTAAAGAATCGCTTTCAGTGAGCCATGCCAAAGATAAAAAGAAAGACAGCATAGTCGTGCAACAAGCTAAACAATTTATAAAGCAAAATTTCCATCAAAGTATTACTTTAAAGCAAGTAGCCAATGAAGTATATGTAACTCCCGGCCATTTGAGTGCGCTTTTCCGTGAATCCGGGGAATCGTATTTGCAATTTTTGACATCGCAACGGTTGAACAAAGCGATTGAGCTAATAGCGGATGTACGCTTTAAAATATATGAGATTGCTGAGTTAGTCGGTTATTCAGACCAGGCTTATTTCTCAGAGATATTTAAAAAACATACGGGTAAAACACCGATGGAATATAGAGAAGCAGCAAATTAG
- a CDS encoding hybrid sensor histidine kinase/response regulator transcription factor has protein sequence MRGLIARWEWYDWFMIALRICWCISIIALLWEVEGQWSFPFWIKMVIAFIVISVPFLVMRINQHLYVACELLLPGVILFLLNKSNPDTHLYLLPISFMIGYNSPGYAFMWLAPLTAFAFPAWLGWHMNYSWDTIVFGIIFNYCVSYGLGYAFRLLITSTKQSKIIEEQNRMLEQNIKQIEKMTILEERNRLSREMHDTIGHMLTSLIMGMESLRASMAHGTEKSKLETLLSLTRAGFEDIRRHIHDIQTEQTDLPLFVLLDDIAKAFAQQTAVKIELKQSGDPIPVPRQGRFTLMRCLQETLTNSVRHGQADRITVMLRFEKDRIALQIRDNGTGREALQPGFGITGMRERLEALNGSLHLESDPRNGTIVTCSLPYQSPETKQVIHVVIVDDQPIVLEGLKTLLENEDGIHVAATAGNGLEAIRVCERTNPDLVLMDMQMPVMDGISALQTIKQTYPGIKVLMMSTFEELDQALTALKNGADGYCLKSAQLQELIETVRLVHSGGTAINREITAKMLERFDRVSEVSESAAVDRFLYGLTKREMEILQYLDSGMRYKTLAAKLFLSEGTVRNYISTIYGKLGVSNREEAVEKARAEGLLIG, from the coding sequence ATGCGCGGTCTGATAGCACGATGGGAATGGTACGATTGGTTCATGATTGCGCTCAGGATTTGCTGGTGCATTTCTATTATTGCACTATTATGGGAAGTGGAGGGGCAGTGGAGCTTTCCGTTTTGGATCAAGATGGTTATTGCTTTTATTGTCATATCCGTTCCGTTCCTGGTTATGCGGATCAATCAACATCTGTATGTTGCGTGCGAGCTGTTGCTTCCCGGAGTAATCCTGTTCCTGCTGAATAAATCAAACCCGGACACCCATTTGTATCTCCTTCCGATTTCTTTCATGATCGGTTACAACAGCCCCGGTTATGCGTTCATGTGGCTGGCTCCTTTGACAGCCTTCGCTTTTCCGGCATGGCTCGGTTGGCATATGAATTACTCTTGGGATACCATTGTGTTCGGGATTATTTTCAATTATTGCGTTTCTTACGGATTGGGCTATGCCTTTCGTTTGCTTATTACTTCGACTAAGCAAAGCAAAATCATCGAAGAGCAGAACAGAATGTTGGAGCAAAATATAAAGCAGATTGAGAAAATGACGATTCTGGAGGAGCGCAACCGGCTTTCGCGCGAAATGCACGATACGATCGGACACATGCTCACATCACTGATCATGGGTATGGAGTCGCTTCGTGCGTCGATGGCTCATGGCACGGAGAAGAGCAAGCTGGAAACACTCCTGTCCCTGACGAGGGCGGGCTTCGAGGACATTCGCAGGCATATTCACGATATTCAAACAGAACAAACGGACTTACCGCTTTTTGTTCTGCTGGATGATATTGCCAAGGCCTTTGCGCAGCAGACCGCCGTAAAGATTGAGCTGAAACAGTCGGGGGATCCTATTCCTGTACCTCGGCAAGGCCGGTTCACGCTCATGCGCTGTTTGCAAGAGACGCTGACCAATTCGGTTCGGCACGGCCAGGCGGATCGTATCACCGTGATGCTTCGCTTCGAGAAGGATCGCATTGCGCTGCAGATCCGGGATAACGGAACGGGACGTGAAGCTTTGCAGCCCGGATTCGGCATAACGGGCATGCGGGAGAGGCTCGAGGCCTTGAACGGAAGCCTACATCTCGAGTCCGATCCTCGGAACGGAACGATCGTGACTTGCTCCCTACCGTATCAATCGCCGGAAACCAAGCAAGTCATTCATGTCGTCATAGTGGACGACCAACCGATCGTACTGGAAGGATTAAAGACCTTGTTGGAGAACGAGGACGGGATCCATGTAGCGGCTACCGCCGGGAACGGGCTTGAGGCTATTAGGGTCTGCGAACGAACGAATCCGGATCTGGTTCTCATGGACATGCAAATGCCGGTCATGGACGGAATTTCCGCTTTACAGACAATCAAGCAAACTTATCCGGGAATCAAGGTGTTGATGATGTCCACTTTCGAGGAGTTGGATCAGGCGCTAACCGCTTTAAAGAACGGCGCTGACGGGTACTGCCTGAAGTCGGCGCAATTGCAGGAGCTTATTGAGACAGTACGCCTCGTCCATTCGGGGGGAACCGCGATTAATCGGGAGATCACGGCCAAAATGCTCGAGAGGTTCGATCGAGTTTCCGAAGTTTCCGAATCGGCCGCTGTGGATAGATTTCTTTACGGATTAACCAAACGCGAGATGGAAATATTGCAGTATCTGGATTCGGGGATGCGTTATAAGACGTTGGCGGCAAAGCTGTTCTTGTCCGAAGGAACGGTACGCAATTACATTTCTACGATTTACGGCAAGCTTGGCGTCAGCAATCGTGAGGAGGCAGTGGAGAAGGCGCGTGCGGAAGGCTTGTTGATTGGTTAG
- a CDS encoding carbonic anhydrase, which yields MNGNTVIRGMMAVVLTLPLAACAAQNSAIPSSSTSGGTVATTTKPAHWSYSGDTGPAKWTTLDPQYAACANGSEQSPIDIELSQLKVDKELGKFETNYKPTVFTLMNNGHTIQANDASGSNIITVEGKVYTLVQLHFHKPSENQINGKTFDMEMHLVHKNSEGKLAVLGVLIKSGSENKQLAEMFSKLPKEETKEDLKLDQVIDLNALLPQDKKAFRYKGSLTTPPCSEGVDWTVLEETIELSDKQIQGFGAIFSDDHRPVQPLNGRTVVTQ from the coding sequence ATGAACGGAAACACAGTAATTCGTGGAATGATGGCTGTTGTACTTACTCTGCCGCTGGCGGCGTGCGCTGCTCAGAATAGCGCAATACCCAGCTCCAGTACCAGTGGCGGCACCGTTGCAACTACAACGAAGCCTGCTCATTGGTCCTACTCGGGTGATACGGGCCCTGCCAAATGGACGACTCTGGATCCGCAATATGCCGCATGCGCGAATGGAAGCGAGCAGTCCCCTATCGATATTGAGCTTTCTCAATTAAAAGTGGACAAAGAGTTAGGCAAATTCGAGACCAATTATAAACCAACCGTCTTCACCCTGATGAACAACGGGCATACCATTCAAGCAAATGACGCATCCGGCAGCAATATCATTACCGTTGAAGGCAAAGTTTACACGCTCGTTCAACTACATTTCCATAAACCTAGTGAAAACCAGATCAACGGTAAAACTTTCGATATGGAGATGCATCTTGTACACAAGAATAGTGAAGGCAAACTTGCCGTGCTTGGCGTTCTAATTAAGTCAGGCAGTGAAAACAAACAACTAGCGGAAATGTTCTCGAAGCTTCCGAAAGAAGAAACCAAGGAAGATCTCAAGCTGGATCAAGTCATTGATTTGAACGCTCTGCTGCCACAAGATAAAAAAGCATTCCGATATAAAGGCTCGTTGACGACGCCACCTTGCTCGGAAGGGGTGGACTGGACCGTGCTGGAGGAAACGATTGAACTATCCGATAAGCAAATCCAGGGGTTCGGTGCTATTTTCTCCGACGATCATCGCCCTGTCCAGCCGCTCAACGGCAGAACGGTTGTCACCCAATAA